GATATAAATATAAAAGAGCTGGAGCGACTCTATGATGGTCTCTAGGCTATTCAACATTTTTGTTGCCGTAGTCACACTTTTTGCCATATTCTCCCTAAAAACATTTGAAATCACTACTCTGGATAAGATAAGCTTCTTATCTGCAATTATGCTTATTTTTGCAGTTTTGCATTTGGTGCTAGATTACTATAGTCTAGGAAGACGTTTTGTTATTACGCCTTATAATATTTTTTTCACTGCTCTTTTTATATTCAACCTCGGCTATTCCATCACCAATGGGTTCCCTGGTGGTCCGAAATTTACTGATATTCCCGTGGACGAGAGTATTATTTTTAGAGCAGTGGAATATGTTTCTCTTTCTATTGTCGTTTTTTCTTTAGGCTACTTATTGTTTTGTTCTCCAAGAGGGGTCAAAGGTGGACCAGTTGAGATTGAAGGTTTTTTTAGGAAAAAAGAAGTTAGGACTATATCTGTCCTTTTGCTACTGTTGAGTCTTCCATTCCTTGTCTATGAACTACTCAACAAGATAATCTTGGTAAGTAGATATGGTTACTTAGGGTATTATAAAAACGTAGACGATTCTTCCCTAGGAAGCATTATCAGCTCATTCTCTTCTTTTGCGATAATGATGCTTCTTGTATGTATAGTTCTGTTTAAAGGCGAAAAGACAATAACTGTGTTGCTGACGCTTGCGTTCTTTTTAGCAACTGCATTAAATATAATGCTTGGATTCAGGGCGGGGGGGATGTTGCCGTTTTTGGTATACCTCTATATACGTGATAGGTACATTAGAAAAGTCAATTATATAGGAGCACTACCTATAGTATTGCTAACTTTCATAATTGTCTTTCCTATTATTGCCGAATATAGGGACTTTATAGGACAGTCGAATAGGAATCTGGGTAGTGAAAATGAAAGTGGTTTAATAGGTATAATTAGAGAACTTGGAAGAACTTTTCAGGCGACAGCATATACAATGAAGGTATTGGATTTTACTAACGAGTTTAGATTGGGGTGGAGCTATGTTGGTGCCCTTGGATTGGTCCTACCCTCGGGTGTGTTGGGTATTGATGTGGAGAGCGTGCGTCCATCTGTCTGGTTGGTTTCGATTGTTGACCCTGTGTTTAAGCGTGCTGGCGGGGGTCTTGGATTTTCCATGATAGCAGAGTCATATTACAATTTTGGTATTTTAGGAGGATTGGCCGCAATGTTTTTGCAGGGTATCCTCATAGGAAAGCTATCCGAAATTTCACTATTTTCTAGAAGATACATTCTGGGACTCCTTGCTGCCGCCTATATGTCTGTTCTGGTTTTTTACGTTAGGCAAGAGGCTGTCGGGGTGGTTAGAGGTTTCTTCTGGTTTGTGGTGGGTACATATGCCGCTTATCTAATTACTTGCTACAGGGGAAATGCAGTTGAAGCCCGTCGTCTTAGGGAGCTGGGAGGGGATAGATAAATTGTTGCAACACAGCCTTTTAGCTGTCACGGTATTAAGGTGGCAATAAATATACTAATTCGTGTTACTGGAGGAAAAGAATGATCACAATTGGCCTTGAATATCGTTTCTTGCGGGACACTACCGGTAGGGTTTGGGCCAAGACTCAATGCGATGAAGCATTTTGGCGGAAGTATACTGAAGTTCTTGGGAATATTAATATTGTTGCCCGCATAAGAGAAGTATCAGAAAAGCCTGAAGATTATCTGCGTTCTGATGGTCCAGGGATTGACTTTAAGGGTATTCGGGACTATCACGGCCCAGCTTCATTTCTGAGATACATCTTTCCAGTAATTGGCGATATAGTAAGCTATACAAAAGATTCGTCGCTTCTTATCTTAAGGACTCCAGGGCTAATTGAGAATGTTATGTATCTAGTCGCTCGCGCTCGCCACATTCCTTTCGCTGTTGAAGTGGTTGGTGATCCACAAGAGGTATTTGCGAACAATGGCGCTGGTGGACGAGTGGCTCCATTATATGAGCTGTTTTTCACTAGTATGCAGCGTTGGATGTGTCGTGATGCCGAAGTCGTTTCATACGTCACTGGTGAGACTTTGCAAAAGAAGTACCCCAACAGTGCAGGGAGAGAACATGCTGTTTCTGACGTTTATCTTCCCGACGAAGCTTTTCTGCCTGAGCCGCGCCACTTTAAGAAGTTGCCCTCGCCCTTAAGCATGGTCATGGTAGGATCGCTAGAAGTGCCGTATAAGGGTGTAGATGTTGCTCTTCGAGCGCTCAGTAAAATCAAAAATTATGTCAACGCAACACTGACTATTGTTGGGGACGGCGTACTTAGGCTTGAACTTGAGGCTATGGCACACTCTCTCGGCTTGCAACAGCAAGTGCGTTTTTTGGGCGCTTTGCCAGCGGGGGAAGCTGTACGTAAAGAGTTGCGTCAGGCGGATCTATTTCTAATGCCCTCAAGGACGGAGGGGATGCCCCGCGCCTTACTCGAAGCGATGGCCCTTGGACTGCCTGCGCTGGCCTCACGCGTGGGCGGAATCCCGGAGGTTCTGGGTGAGGACTACCTCTTTACCTCTGAGCAGCCGGATGAGCTGGCGGCCCTGTTGATGCTGCTCACACCCGAAAAACTCGGCAAGATGTCCAGTGAGAACCTGCAAACGGCTCGGAAGTACCATCTGTCCAATACGACACGAGCGCACAGAGAGTTTTTGCGGGAAGTCAAAGCGCTCATGGCAGAGAACAAATGAGAGCATCTCAACAGACCATCTTCTACTCCGTCACGATCTCCTTCAGCCTCAGATTCCTCAAAGGGCAACTGGGGCGTCTGGAGGAGCATGGCTGGCGGGTGCTGGTCAGCGCGGGTGAAGACCCCACTACCCCTGGCGAGCTGGAGGCCTTCGCCCGGCAGGAAAAGGCTCTGGCCATTCGTGTACCCATGCACCGTGAAATCAGTCCGCGTGCTGATCTGGTTTCGCTGGCTCGTCTGTTTCTGACGTACCGCAAGGCACGGCCCACGGTCATCAATGTGGGGACGCCCAAGGCGGGACTCCTCGGGGGCCTGGCGGGTGTCGCAGCCAGAGTGCCCATCCGCATCTACACGCTGCACGGCCTGCGCCTGGAGACGGCCACGGGGGCCAAACGCCAGCTTCTGACTGCGATGGAACGGCTGGCGATGGCTTGTGCTCACCGCGTCGTGTGTGTCAGCCCCAGCCTGCGTGAGCGTGTCCACGAACTGGGGCTGGCTCCAGCCAGCAAGACGGTGGTGCTGGGGGCCGGGAGTGTGAACGGCGTCCCCCTCCCCGATCCGGCAGCGACCCTGGGCGCCAGCGCCGAACTTCGGCGGACGCTTCCGTTGCCCGAGGGGACGCCGGTGGTGGGGTTCGTGGGAAGGTTCACGCGGGACAAGGGCATTGCCGAACTGATGGCGGCCTATCGCCAGGTCCGTTCGCAGTTCCCGGCAACAAGGCTGCTCCTGGTGGGGGATTACGAGGCTGGCGATCCGGTCCCGGCGGATATACGGAAGGCGATTGAAAGTGATCCGTCGGTCATCCATGTGGGCTTCGTCCCCGACGTGACCCCCTACTACCCGCTGATGAGCGTGCTGGCGCTGCCCACCTACCGCGAGGGTCTGGGACTGGTGGCATTGGAGGCGGCGGCGGCAGGCGTCCCCGCCGTGACCACCGACGCGACCGGCGCACGTGATGCGGTGCAGGAGGGTGTAACTGGCTGGCGGGTTCCTGTGGGAGACAGCGGCGCTCTGGCCCGGGCCCTGCTGGAAGCGTTGACCCAACCGGAAGTGGCGCGCGCCCGTGGTGCAGCCGGGTACCGGCGTGTCCGCGAAGAGTTCGCCCCCGAAGTGGTACAGCAGCACTGGAAAACCTACTATCAGGAACTGCTGGCGGCGCGCGGACCGGGACGAGGCCAGGCGGTGAAGCGTCCCGCCGCCCGATCAACCTCACCGGCTTTGCTGGGCGTTCCGCTGGCGCTGCTCGCCGGTTTGCTGTATGTGAAACAGAGGCGGAAGGAGTGCCCCCTCGCACGACCAGCCAGGCGGTGCAGCGGGTTTGGCGCCTCCAACGAATCTACGAGACGAGGAGAAGTGAACGACGCATGACAATGAGTCACCCTCACGCGCCCGCAGGGCGTCTTCTGATGACCGGCGCGACCGGCAACACCGGCCTGGCGACGCTGCGCCGCCTGCGGGCGCTTCAGCCCGAACGGCCCGTTCTTGCCCTGGTGCGCGCGAGTACCGACACGGCGCCGCTGGCCGAACTGGGCGTTCCCTGGCACGTCTGTGACCTGGACCGTGCGGAAACGTACCTTGGCGTAGTGCAGCCCGGTGATGTCCTGCTGGAAACGGCCAATCTGCGGCACGCACGGGCGCTGCTGCCTGCCCTGGCCGGAGCGGGCGTGACACGCGCCTTTTGTGTGACGACCACCGGCGTCTTTTCCAAACATCACTCGTACTCGGCGCTGTACCGCGAGATCGAGGAGGAGATGCGGCATGGGCTGGTCCAGGTGACGATCCTGCGGCCCAGCATGATCTACGGAAACGAGCGGGATCACAACATGCACAAGCTGCTGCGTTTCATTGCCCAAGTGCCCCTGTACCCGGTCTTCGGGACTGGCCGCGCACTGATGCAGCCTGTTCATGTGGAGGATCTGGCAGAAGGGGTGGCGCGGGCCGTCACGCAGGATGCCCGCGGGGAATTCAACCTGGCAGGCCCGGTCGCGCTCCCCTACCGGCAGATCGTGGACGAAGCCTTCCGGGCGCTGGGTCGGCGGGGAGTAATGCTGTTCGTTCCGGTGGGGCCGGTGGCGGGCCTGGTGAGTGTGTTGCAGCGGGTGCCGCGCTTTCCCGTGAAGCATGAGCAGGTGATTCGCCTACAGGAGGACAAGGCGTTCGACATCGGCGCGGCGCGGGAGGCTCTGGGGTACGCGCCCCGGACTTTTGCCGAGGGAATCGCGCAGGAGGCTGCACGCTTGCGGCAGGTGGGGCTGCTGTGAAGTCGCCTGTACGGAGCGGAAGTGTCCGGGCGGCCGTGTACGAGCCGTTCAAGCTGACCTTCGACCGCTGCCTCGCTGCGGTAGGTGTGTTGGCATTGTTGCCGGTGATGGCCGTGGTGGCCGCGCTGATCTTCCTTGATGATCCCGGCCCCGTCCTTTTCCGGCAAAGCCGCGCCGGACGCGGGCACAGGCCGTTCACCATCTACAAGTTCCGCACTATGAAACGGAACACGCCTAACGTTTCCACCGAGGAGATGCGGCGGCTGAAACTCAGCCCCTACACCCGCATCGGGCCGTTCCTGCGCCGCACCAGCCTGGACGAGTTGCCGCAGCTCCTCAATGTGCTGCGTGGCGAGATGAGTCTGGTCGGCCCCCGACCGGCCCTCATGACGCAGCAGGTGGTGTTGAGCGGCCGGGAAGCGGCGGGTGTGGATCAGCTCCGCCCAGGCATCACCGGCCTCGCTCAGATTACCGGCCGGGACGACCTGCCCGACGAGGAGAAGATTCGCCGGGATATGGCCTACCTGCATCAGATCGGGCCGCTGACGGACATCATTATTCTGTTCTATACCTTGCGTGGCGTACTGGGTGCGCGAGGTGCCTACTGAAATTCACGTCCGAATGAACGTGATGTGATGGAATGGAGAACAGGATCATGAGCGTCACATCAAACACGCCACTGAAATTCCTCCTTGACCTCGCCCTGTGGGGCAGTGCGGCACTGCTGGCCTACGCCTTCCGGCAGCCGGGGCTGGTAAGGCTGGGTATTCCCATGAGCGTGTGGGGCTACCTGCTGCTCAGCGTTCTGGTGATGGCGATGCTGGAAGGCCGGTATGGACTGCACCGGCAGACCTGGCGGCGGGTCGGGGTGCTGGACCTCAATATGCTGGCGCGGGCGGTGGCCCTGGCCACCCTGGTGATGTTTGCGCTGGGCTTCGTCTTGCAGACGTGGCTGCAACTGCCGCGCAGTGTGCCCGTGCTGGCGGGGGTGCTGGGTTTCCTGCTGATGGGCGGGGCACGGCTCGTGGCCCGCCGGACCAGCGAGCGGGTGCGGCTTCAGGCGACGCCCCTGCGGCAGCGGGTCCTGATCGTGGGCGCGGGAGAGGCGGGCAGCCTGATCGCGCGGGAGATGCAGCGGCACCCGGAAGCAGGCCTGGACCCCATCGGCTTTCTGGACGACCAGCCGGGCAAGGTGCGGCAGCGGGTAGTGGGCCTGCCGGTGTTCGGACGGGTGGAGGAGCTGGTGGAGGTCGCCCAGCGGGAGGGTGCACAGGAGATCCTGATCGCCGTGCCTTCCGCGGCGGGCGAGTTCGTGCGGCGGGTGGTGGACCTGGCACGGGATGCGGGGCTGCGCTACCGCATCATTCCGGGCGTGTTCGAGATTCTCAGCGGTGACGTGAACATCAACCAGATCCGCGACGTGAACCTGGAAGACCTGCTGCGCCGTCCCCCCGTCCACCTGAATACCGCTGAGATCGCCGGGTACCTGTGCGGGCGGGTGGTGCTGGTCACGGGCGCAGGGGGCAGCATTGGCTCCGAGATCGTGCGGCAGATCGTGAGCTTTGCGCCAGAGATGGTGCTGCTGTTTGGTCGAGGGGAGAACAGCATCTTCGGTATTCAGCAGGAGCTACTGCGCCGCTGGCCGGACATCAAACAGGTGGGCCTGATCGGTGACGTGCGCGACGAGGCGCGGTTGCGGGCGGTCTTCGAGCAGTATCGCCCGGAGGTGGTCTTTCACGCGGCCGCCCACAAGCACGTCCCCCTGATGGAAGAGACCCCTTCAGAGGCCATCCTGAACAATGTGGTCGGCACGCAGAATGTAGTGGAGCTGTGTCTGGAATACGGCGTAACCCGTCTGGTGAATATCTCCACCGACAAGGCCGTGAACCCGACCAGCGTGATGGGCGCGTCCAAACGCATTGCCGAAATGGTGGTTTCGGCGGGCGCGGCCCGTGCCCGTGAGACGCAGGCGTTCGTGTCCGTTCGCTTCGGGAACGTGTTGGGCAGCCGGGGGAGCGTGGTCCCGACCTTCATGGCCCAGATTCGCGCGGGCGGCCCCATCACCGTGACGCACCCGGACATGGTCCGGTACTTCATGACCATTCCTGAGGCGGCACGTCTGGTGCTTCAGGCGGGCGGCCTGGCCGAGAACGGCAAGGTCTACGTGCTGAACATGGGCGATCCGGTCAAGATCGCTGACTTGGCGCACGACGTGATCCGTCTGAGCGGCGCGCAGAATGTCGATGTGGTC
The window above is part of the Deinococcus metallilatus genome. Proteins encoded here:
- the wzy gene encoding O-antigen polysaccharide polymerase Wzy → MMVSRLFNIFVAVVTLFAIFSLKTFEITTLDKISFLSAIMLIFAVLHLVLDYYSLGRRFVITPYNIFFTALFIFNLGYSITNGFPGGPKFTDIPVDESIIFRAVEYVSLSIVVFSLGYLLFCSPRGVKGGPVEIEGFFRKKEVRTISVLLLLLSLPFLVYELLNKIILVSRYGYLGYYKNVDDSSLGSIISSFSSFAIMMLLVCIVLFKGEKTITVLLTLAFFLATALNIMLGFRAGGMLPFLVYLYIRDRYIRKVNYIGALPIVLLTFIIVFPIIAEYRDFIGQSNRNLGSENESGLIGIIRELGRTFQATAYTMKVLDFTNEFRLGWSYVGALGLVLPSGVLGIDVESVRPSVWLVSIVDPVFKRAGGGLGFSMIAESYYNFGILGGLAAMFLQGILIGKLSEISLFSRRYILGLLAAAYMSVLVFYVRQEAVGVVRGFFWFVVGTYAAYLITCYRGNAVEARRLRELGGDR
- a CDS encoding glycosyltransferase family 4 protein: MITIGLEYRFLRDTTGRVWAKTQCDEAFWRKYTEVLGNINIVARIREVSEKPEDYLRSDGPGIDFKGIRDYHGPASFLRYIFPVIGDIVSYTKDSSLLILRTPGLIENVMYLVARARHIPFAVEVVGDPQEVFANNGAGGRVAPLYELFFTSMQRWMCRDAEVVSYVTGETLQKKYPNSAGREHAVSDVYLPDEAFLPEPRHFKKLPSPLSMVMVGSLEVPYKGVDVALRALSKIKNYVNATLTIVGDGVLRLELEAMAHSLGLQQQVRFLGALPAGEAVRKELRQADLFLMPSRTEGMPRALLEAMALGLPALASRVGGIPEVLGEDYLFTSEQPDELAALLMLLTPEKLGKMSSENLQTARKYHLSNTTRAHREFLREVKALMAENK
- a CDS encoding glycosyltransferase family 4 protein, whose translation is MRASQQTIFYSVTISFSLRFLKGQLGRLEEHGWRVLVSAGEDPTTPGELEAFARQEKALAIRVPMHREISPRADLVSLARLFLTYRKARPTVINVGTPKAGLLGGLAGVAARVPIRIYTLHGLRLETATGAKRQLLTAMERLAMACAHRVVCVSPSLRERVHELGLAPASKTVVLGAGSVNGVPLPDPAATLGASAELRRTLPLPEGTPVVGFVGRFTRDKGIAELMAAYRQVRSQFPATRLLLVGDYEAGDPVPADIRKAIESDPSVIHVGFVPDVTPYYPLMSVLALPTYREGLGLVALEAAAAGVPAVTTDATGARDAVQEGVTGWRVPVGDSGALARALLEALTQPEVARARGAAGYRRVREEFAPEVVQQHWKTYYQELLAARGPGRGQAVKRPAARSTSPALLGVPLALLAGLLYVKQRRKECPLARPARRCSGFGASNESTRRGEVNDA
- a CDS encoding NAD-dependent epimerase/dehydratase family protein, which encodes MTGATGNTGLATLRRLRALQPERPVLALVRASTDTAPLAELGVPWHVCDLDRAETYLGVVQPGDVLLETANLRHARALLPALAGAGVTRAFCVTTTGVFSKHHSYSALYREIEEEMRHGLVQVTILRPSMIYGNERDHNMHKLLRFIAQVPLYPVFGTGRALMQPVHVEDLAEGVARAVTQDARGEFNLAGPVALPYRQIVDEAFRALGRRGVMLFVPVGPVAGLVSVLQRVPRFPVKHEQVIRLQEDKAFDIGAAREALGYAPRTFAEGIAQEAARLRQVGLL
- a CDS encoding sugar transferase translates to MKSPVRSGSVRAAVYEPFKLTFDRCLAAVGVLALLPVMAVVAALIFLDDPGPVLFRQSRAGRGHRPFTIYKFRTMKRNTPNVSTEEMRRLKLSPYTRIGPFLRRTSLDELPQLLNVLRGEMSLVGPRPALMTQQVVLSGREAAGVDQLRPGITGLAQITGRDDLPDEEKIRRDMAYLHQIGPLTDIIILFYTLRGVLGARGAY
- a CDS encoding polysaccharide biosynthesis protein, with amino-acid sequence MSVTSNTPLKFLLDLALWGSAALLAYAFRQPGLVRLGIPMSVWGYLLLSVLVMAMLEGRYGLHRQTWRRVGVLDLNMLARAVALATLVMFALGFVLQTWLQLPRSVPVLAGVLGFLLMGGARLVARRTSERVRLQATPLRQRVLIVGAGEAGSLIAREMQRHPEAGLDPIGFLDDQPGKVRQRVVGLPVFGRVEELVEVAQREGAQEILIAVPSAAGEFVRRVVDLARDAGLRYRIIPGVFEILSGDVNINQIRDVNLEDLLRRPPVHLNTAEIAGYLCGRVVLVTGAGGSIGSEIVRQIVSFAPEMVLLFGRGENSIFGIQQELLRRWPDIKQVGLIGDVRDEARLRAVFEQYRPEVVFHAAAHKHVPLMEETPSEAILNNVVGTQNVVELCLEYGVTRLVNISTDKAVNPTSVMGASKRIAEMVVSAGAARARETQAFVSVRFGNVLGSRGSVVPTFMAQIRAGGPITVTHPDMVRYFMTIPEAARLVLQAGGLAENGKVYVLNMGDPVKIADLAHDVIRLSGAQNVDVVYSGIRPGEKLYEELLTSGEGIDATTHSEIFSAKLDAVAPEFIASRLHTLRAYALHNDAEAIRRELRRLIPENKFGSIR